The following coding sequences lie in one Halorarum halophilum genomic window:
- a CDS encoding HalOD1 output domain-containing protein yields the protein MAQNEHEPANAVQASYTPDQDRTLTEAVLDAIEDCKRDNLQRTDFVLYEDIDPDALNSLFRHDARPRTTVNFRTDGVEVELWGDGGVEIRVTDRLTE from the coding sequence ATGGCGCAGAACGAGCACGAACCAGCGAACGCGGTGCAAGCCTCCTACACTCCGGACCAGGACCGGACGTTGACCGAGGCGGTCCTCGACGCCATCGAGGACTGCAAGAGGGACAACCTTCAGCGAACCGACTTCGTCCTCTACGAGGATATCGACCCCGACGCACTCAATTCGTTGTTCCGCCACGATGCACGACCGAGAACGACCGTGAATTTCAGAACTGACGGGGTCGAGGTCGAACTTTGGGGGGATGGTGGGGTCGAGATTCGCGTCACGGACCGACTAACCGAATAG
- a CDS encoding DUF7344 domain-containing protein yields MVSWDRDSNVVGEAPHFANTLGEMCRFALSYFRDASAELDSGDAVATARRDNDGEPRASIRFHHIALPKLAAVGLVDYDERTKTVRYHGHSRLEHIQERLFDFNSAIIWGWE; encoded by the coding sequence GTGGTCAGTTGGGACAGAGACAGCAACGTTGTGGGGGAAGCCCCGCACTTCGCCAATACGTTGGGAGAGATGTGTCGTTTCGCCCTCTCGTACTTCAGAGACGCGTCCGCGGAGCTTGATTCGGGTGACGCCGTTGCGACCGCCCGACGAGACAACGACGGCGAACCTCGGGCTTCGATACGATTCCACCACATCGCACTCCCCAAACTGGCAGCCGTGGGACTCGTCGACTACGATGAACGGACCAAAACGGTGCGGTATCACGGTCACTCGCGGCTCGAACACATACAGGAACGCCTCTTCGACTTCAACTCCGCAATCATATGGGGGTGGGAGTAG
- the thiC gene encoding phosphomethylpyrimidine synthase ThiC, with translation MPTQLERARDGEVTPEMERVADREQRDPEFVREQVAAGRAVIPHNREHDGLDPMVIGEAFATKVNANIGNSADTSAPEEELEKLHAAVHYGADTVMDLSTGTDLDRIREANVAHSPVPVGTVPIYEAVKRAGSAADLTHDLLRDVIEKQAEQGVDYMTIHAGVLMEHLPLTDGRTTGIVSRGGSILARWMEEHGEQNPLYVDFPGLCETFREYDVTVSLGDGLRPGSLADASDEAQFAELDTLGELTGLARDRGVQVMVEGPGHVPMDEIRDNVDRQREVCDGAPFYVLGPLVTDVAPGYDHITSAIGATEAARAGAAMLCYVTPKEHLGLPEREDVRDGMAAYRIAAHAADVANGLPGARDWDDALSEARYAFDWRRQFDLALDPERAQSFHDRTLPGDNYKEARFCSMCGVEFCSMRIDQDAREAGDGMADFADGTDLNASVAAEVNRPPVGTHDTDDLPTWPPETFDGDRRTSPEEADD, from the coding sequence ATGCCGACGCAACTCGAACGCGCCCGTGACGGCGAAGTGACGCCCGAGATGGAACGAGTGGCAGACCGGGAACAGCGCGACCCGGAGTTCGTCCGCGAGCAGGTCGCGGCCGGCCGTGCCGTGATCCCGCACAACCGCGAGCACGACGGCCTCGACCCGATGGTCATCGGGGAGGCGTTCGCGACGAAGGTGAACGCCAACATCGGCAACAGCGCCGACACCAGCGCCCCCGAGGAGGAACTCGAGAAGCTCCACGCCGCCGTCCACTACGGCGCGGACACGGTGATGGACCTCTCGACGGGCACGGACCTCGACCGCATCCGTGAGGCCAACGTCGCCCACTCCCCGGTGCCGGTCGGCACCGTCCCCATCTACGAGGCGGTCAAGCGGGCCGGGTCGGCCGCGGACCTGACGCACGACCTCCTCCGCGACGTGATCGAGAAGCAGGCCGAGCAGGGCGTCGACTACATGACCATCCACGCCGGCGTCCTGATGGAGCACCTCCCGCTGACCGACGGGCGCACGACGGGCATCGTCTCACGGGGCGGCTCCATCCTCGCGCGCTGGATGGAGGAACACGGCGAGCAGAACCCGCTGTACGTCGACTTCCCGGGGCTCTGCGAGACCTTCCGCGAGTACGACGTGACCGTCAGCCTCGGCGACGGCCTCCGACCGGGCAGCCTCGCGGACGCCTCCGACGAGGCGCAGTTCGCCGAACTCGACACCCTGGGGGAGTTGACCGGGCTCGCGCGGGATCGCGGCGTGCAGGTCATGGTCGAGGGGCCGGGGCACGTCCCGATGGACGAGATCCGCGACAACGTCGACCGCCAGCGCGAGGTGTGCGACGGCGCGCCGTTCTACGTGCTCGGCCCGCTCGTCACCGACGTCGCGCCCGGCTACGACCACATCACCTCGGCCATCGGCGCGACCGAGGCCGCCCGCGCGGGCGCCGCGATGCTGTGTTACGTGACCCCGAAGGAGCACCTCGGACTACCCGAACGCGAGGACGTCCGGGACGGGATGGCGGCCTACCGCATCGCCGCCCATGCGGCCGACGTGGCGAACGGACTGCCCGGCGCGCGCGACTGGGACGACGCGCTCTCGGAGGCGCGGTACGCCTTCGACTGGCGACGGCAGTTTGACCTCGCGCTCGACCCCGAGCGCGCGCAATCGTTCCACGACCGGACGCTGCCCGGTGACAACTACAAGGAGGCCCGGTTCTGCTCGATGTGCGGCGTCGAGTTCTGCTCGATGCGCATCGACCAGGACGCGCGCGAGGCCGGCGACGGAATGGCGGATTTCGCGGACGGGACTGACCTCAACGCGTCCGTCGCGGCCGAGGTGAACCGCCCGCCCGTCGGAACCCACGACACGGACGACCTCCCGACCTGGCCGCCCGAAACGTTCGACGGTGACAGGAGGACCTCGCCCGAGGAAGCGGACGACTGA
- the pyrI gene encoding aspartate carbamoyltransferase regulatory subunit, protein MSDHELRVSKIRDGTVIDHVTAGQALNVLAVLGIDGDEGFGVSIGMNVPSDTLGRKDIVKVEGRELSQSEVDIISLLAPEATVNIVREFDVIEKNRVERPERVVGLLRCPNHNCITNADEPVVSTFRVVDDGVRCEYCGEIIRSEIGDHLAVN, encoded by the coding sequence ATGAGCGACCACGAACTCCGCGTCTCGAAGATCCGCGACGGGACGGTCATCGACCACGTCACGGCGGGCCAGGCGCTGAACGTCCTCGCGGTCCTCGGCATCGACGGCGACGAGGGGTTCGGCGTCTCCATCGGGATGAACGTCCCGTCGGACACGCTCGGGCGGAAGGACATCGTGAAGGTGGAGGGCCGGGAGCTCTCCCAGAGCGAGGTCGACATCATCTCCCTGCTCGCGCCCGAGGCGACCGTCAACATCGTCCGTGAGTTCGACGTGATCGAGAAGAACCGCGTCGAGCGCCCCGAACGCGTCGTGGGGCTCCTGCGCTGTCCGAACCACAACTGCATCACGAACGCCGACGAGCCGGTCGTCTCGACGTTCCGGGTCGTGGACGACGGCGTCCGCTGCGAGTACTGCGGTGAGATCATCCGCTCCGAGATCGGCGACCACCTCGCGGTCAACTGA
- the pyrB gene encoding aspartate carbamoyltransferase yields MRHDHLLSAGQLTREDIEAVLDRAAEMAADPAGVAERHADRLLALCFFEPSTRTKMSFDAAMKRLGGDTVDMGTVESSSVKKGESLADTVRVIEGYADGIVLRHPSEGAAKLAAEFVDVPVVNAGDGAGQHPSQTLLDLYTMRENAGLDDLTVGIMGDLKYGRTVHSLAEALATFDARMHFVSPESLRLPRSVQFDLHEAGARLREHTELDEVLPELDVLYVTRIQRERFPDENEYQKVAGQYQIDADTLAAARDDLTVMHPLPRVDEIAPDVDGTEHAQYFPQAHNGVPVRMALLDELLSGDGGDR; encoded by the coding sequence ATGCGTCACGACCACCTCCTCTCGGCCGGCCAGCTCACCCGGGAGGACATCGAGGCGGTGCTGGACCGCGCCGCCGAGATGGCGGCCGACCCGGCGGGCGTCGCGGAGCGCCACGCCGACCGGCTGCTCGCGCTGTGCTTCTTCGAGCCGAGCACGCGCACGAAGATGTCCTTCGACGCGGCGATGAAGCGCCTCGGCGGCGACACCGTCGACATGGGAACCGTCGAGTCCTCGTCCGTGAAGAAGGGCGAGTCGCTCGCCGACACCGTCCGCGTCATCGAGGGGTACGCCGACGGTATCGTCCTCCGCCACCCAAGCGAGGGCGCCGCGAAGCTCGCCGCCGAGTTCGTCGACGTCCCTGTCGTCAACGCCGGCGACGGCGCTGGACAGCACCCGAGCCAGACGCTGCTCGACCTGTACACGATGCGCGAGAACGCGGGCCTCGACGACCTCACGGTCGGCATCATGGGCGATCTGAAGTACGGCCGCACGGTCCACTCGCTCGCCGAGGCGCTCGCCACCTTCGACGCCCGGATGCACTTCGTCAGTCCGGAGTCGCTGCGGCTCCCCCGGAGCGTCCAGTTCGACCTCCACGAGGCCGGCGCCAGGCTCCGGGAACACACCGAACTCGACGAGGTGCTCCCCGAACTCGACGTCCTCTACGTCACGCGCATCCAGCGCGAGCGCTTCCCCGACGAGAACGAGTACCAGAAGGTGGCCGGCCAGTACCAGATCGACGCCGACACGCTCGCTGCCGCCCGCGACGACCTCACCGTGATGCACCCGCTCCCGCGCGTCGACGAGATCGCGCCGGACGTGGACGGCACCGAACACGCGCAGTACTTCCCCCAGGCGCACAACGGCGTGCCGGTCAGGATGGCGCTGCTGGACGAACTGCTCTCCGGGGACGGGGGTGACCGATGA
- a CDS encoding universal stress protein, which yields MAVLVAYDDSDPAKKALKHALRVHSDEEITALYVITPSEYTAAHESGPFVDWDEVVERGEQEAEELFEEARQLPEASGIDLRTATVVGHPAPGIVDYAEENDVEHVVLGSHGRTGVSRILLGSVAEQVVRRAPGIVTVVR from the coding sequence ATGGCCGTGCTCGTCGCGTACGACGACTCAGACCCCGCAAAAAAGGCGCTGAAGCACGCGCTTCGGGTGCACTCCGACGAGGAGATCACCGCGCTGTACGTCATCACCCCGTCGGAGTACACGGCTGCCCACGAGTCCGGTCCGTTCGTCGACTGGGACGAGGTCGTCGAACGGGGGGAACAGGAGGCAGAAGAGCTGTTCGAGGAGGCGAGACAACTCCCCGAGGCGAGCGGGATCGACCTCCGGACGGCGACCGTCGTCGGCCACCCCGCCCCCGGCATCGTGGACTACGCGGAGGAGAACGACGTCGAGCACGTCGTCCTCGGGAGCCACGGTCGGACCGGCGTCTCGCGCATCCTGCTCGGGAGCGTCGCCGAGCAGGTCGTCCGCCGCGCGCCCGGGATCGTCACCGTCGTTCGGTGA
- a CDS encoding ferritin family protein → MDAAALRQRVEEEMGTELERIGSNKLLVALTDADLSTGAVLRAAADSEHAAHNTFAGWADHENDPAARELFGWVADREAEHRDRVLETLDADYEPNDGGTMHSYLREREDTIERVAAGLVGRPLVSVRSHLQIVSHFVNEADEAGADLFREFRTETEEELERGLAYLDDHCEHEEDWESAEMVASYTVQVAYDDYADSLEGLGIDVKPVC, encoded by the coding sequence ATGGACGCGGCCGCGCTGCGACAGCGGGTCGAGGAGGAGATGGGGACCGAACTGGAGCGCATCGGGTCGAACAAGCTCCTCGTCGCGCTCACCGACGCGGACCTCTCGACGGGGGCGGTGCTCCGCGCCGCCGCCGACAGCGAGCACGCCGCCCACAACACGTTCGCCGGGTGGGCCGACCACGAGAACGACCCGGCCGCCCGGGAGCTGTTCGGCTGGGTCGCCGACCGCGAGGCCGAGCACCGCGACCGCGTGCTCGAAACGCTCGACGCCGACTACGAGCCGAACGACGGGGGGACGATGCACTCGTACCTCCGCGAGCGGGAGGACACGATCGAGCGCGTGGCCGCGGGGTTGGTCGGCCGGCCGCTCGTCAGCGTCCGGTCCCACCTCCAGATCGTCAGCCACTTCGTGAACGAGGCGGACGAGGCCGGAGCGGACCTGTTCAGGGAGTTCCGGACCGAGACCGAGGAGGAGCTGGAGCGCGGGCTCGCCTACCTCGACGACCACTGCGAACACGAGGAGGACTGGGAGTCGGCGGAGATGGTCGCCAGTTACACGGTCCAGGTGGCCTACGACGACTACGCGGACTCCCTGGAGGGGCTCGGTATCGACGTGAAGCCGGTCTGTTGA
- a CDS encoding MBL fold metallo-hydrolase: MTSDHEIHPQALARRLRAGDSVSVLDVRDRDEYETWHVEGRNVTDAQVPHAKFIAANARGDPAELVSDELDERIVVVCPQGKASAEVAEMLRESGVDAVNLAGGMNAWARTYLAVELDAGDASVVQYQRSSSGCLAYLIVSDGEAAVLDPLRAFAERYEDDVAQRGVELLYAIDTHVHADHVSGLRAIGNRAADRAAGEVADESPVEVVLPAGAEDRGLAFDATLVDDGEEVRVGDVALEAIHAPGHTSELTAFRLRSRDDPDVLFTADALFLRSVGRPDLESGDDAAREYADRAYDTLHDRLLALPDDTLVAPGHFADHADARAGTGASAADASGRGGDEESTDGNLSHEAYAAPLADLRTLDVLELDREAFVERVATDLPPRPSNYERIVATNLGREEMDDEDAFEAELGPNNCAVSAD; the protein is encoded by the coding sequence ATGACTTCCGACCACGAGATCCACCCGCAGGCGCTGGCCCGCCGCCTCCGCGCCGGCGACTCGGTGTCGGTGCTCGACGTCCGTGACCGCGACGAGTACGAGACGTGGCACGTCGAGGGGAGGAACGTGACGGACGCCCAGGTCCCCCACGCGAAGTTCATCGCCGCGAACGCGAGGGGCGACCCGGCGGAACTGGTGTCCGACGAACTCGACGAGCGGATCGTCGTGGTCTGCCCACAGGGGAAGGCGAGTGCGGAGGTGGCCGAGATGCTCCGCGAGTCGGGCGTCGACGCCGTCAACCTCGCCGGCGGGATGAACGCCTGGGCGCGGACGTACCTCGCGGTCGAACTCGACGCCGGCGACGCGAGCGTCGTGCAGTACCAGCGCTCCTCCTCTGGCTGTCTCGCCTACCTGATCGTCTCCGACGGCGAGGCGGCGGTGCTCGATCCGCTCCGGGCGTTCGCGGAGCGGTACGAGGACGACGTCGCCCAGCGGGGCGTGGAACTCCTGTACGCCATCGACACGCACGTCCACGCCGACCACGTGAGCGGCCTTCGAGCGATCGGGAACCGGGCCGCGGACCGTGCCGCCGGCGAGGTGGCGGACGAGTCGCCCGTCGAGGTCGTCCTCCCCGCGGGTGCCGAGGACCGCGGGCTCGCCTTCGACGCGACGCTCGTCGACGACGGCGAGGAGGTCCGGGTGGGCGACGTGGCGCTGGAGGCGATCCACGCGCCGGGCCACACCAGCGAACTGACGGCGTTCCGCCTCCGCAGCCGGGACGACCCCGACGTCCTGTTCACGGCGGACGCGTTGTTCCTCCGGAGCGTCGGCCGACCGGACCTCGAATCTGGCGACGACGCGGCCCGCGAGTACGCCGACCGGGCGTACGATACGCTCCACGACCGCCTGCTCGCGCTGCCCGACGACACGCTCGTCGCGCCGGGTCACTTCGCCGACCACGCGGACGCCCGGGCCGGGACCGGCGCCTCCGCCGCCGACGCGAGCGGCCGTGGCGGGGACGAGGAGAGCACCGACGGGAACCTCTCTCACGAGGCGTACGCCGCGCCGCTCGCTGACCTCCGGACACTGGACGTGCTGGAACTCGACCGCGAGGCGTTCGTGGAGCGGGTTGCCACCGACCTCCCCCCGCGGCCGTCGAACTACGAGCGGATCGTCGCGACGAACCTCGGGCGCGAGGAGATGGACGACGAGGACGCGTTCGAGGCCGAACTCGGCCCGAACAACTGCGCGGTGTCGGCGGACTGA
- a CDS encoding 2Fe-2S iron-sulfur cluster-binding protein, with translation MTEYTVEFVGTGETLEMADTQTILGACIEAGIAQEYSCRVGMCLACSAEIVEGEVAQQAAVARGLTEEEAEDFALTCMARPQSDLKLDRGKYPPSIEDDAAADGADGAAADD, from the coding sequence ATGACCGAGTACACCGTCGAGTTCGTCGGCACCGGCGAGACGCTGGAGATGGCCGACACGCAGACCATCCTGGGCGCGTGCATCGAGGCGGGCATCGCCCAGGAGTACTCCTGCCGCGTCGGCATGTGTCTCGCCTGCTCGGCGGAGATCGTCGAGGGCGAGGTCGCCCAGCAGGCCGCCGTCGCCCGCGGGCTCACCGAGGAGGAGGCCGAGGACTTCGCGCTCACCTGCATGGCCCGCCCGCAGTCCGACCTGAAACTCGACCGCGGGAAGTACCCGCCGAGCATCGAGGACGACGCGGCGGCGGACGGCGCCGACGGCGCGGCCGCGGACGACTGA
- a CDS encoding DUF4013 domain-containing protein — MISDSLDYLRTGEGWERTALIGGLLAFFSFLLVPGFLVMGYLLRVLRATMHGDEADPPVFDDWTAMGVDGLKAFVISLVYGFVPGVVLAAAFAFGFAGLASGSDAGALTGGLVLLVGGLVALLLSLAAAYVVPAAILNYAATDRLGAGFAVGELTPMLVDRTYMTAFAYAFVIALGVGVLSGLLNAVPLLGAIAAAFVGFYAGVMVAYIYGTSYAEMRTVELQDDPVVDERAAA, encoded by the coding sequence ATGATCTCAGATTCACTCGATTACCTCAGAACCGGCGAGGGCTGGGAACGGACCGCCCTGATCGGCGGCCTTCTCGCCTTCTTCAGCTTCCTGCTCGTCCCGGGATTCCTCGTGATGGGCTATCTCCTCCGCGTCCTCCGTGCGACGATGCACGGCGACGAGGCGGACCCGCCCGTCTTCGACGACTGGACGGCCATGGGCGTCGACGGCCTGAAGGCGTTCGTCATCAGCCTCGTGTACGGCTTCGTCCCCGGCGTCGTCCTTGCCGCGGCGTTCGCCTTCGGCTTCGCCGGACTGGCCTCCGGGAGCGACGCCGGCGCCCTGACCGGCGGGCTCGTGCTGCTGGTCGGCGGACTCGTGGCGCTCCTCCTCAGCCTCGCGGCCGCGTACGTCGTGCCCGCGGCGATCCTCAACTACGCCGCGACGGACCGGCTCGGCGCCGGGTTCGCCGTCGGCGAACTCACGCCGATGCTCGTGGACAGGACGTACATGACCGCGTTCGCCTACGCCTTCGTCATCGCGCTGGGGGTCGGCGTCCTCTCCGGACTCCTGAACGCCGTCCCGCTGCTCGGCGCGATCGCCGCGGCGTTCGTCGGCTTCTACGCCGGTGTCATGGTGGCCTACATCTACGGCACCTCGTACGCGGAGATGCGGACGGTCGAACTGCAGGACGACCCCGTCGTGGACGAACGGGCCGCGGCGTAG
- a CDS encoding NUDIX hydrolase translates to MTDEPLRATISLRGVVFRPDERVLILKRTTDGGWELPGGRIDEGESVEVGVCREITEETSLDVTVDEPVYSLTWRNDDGHGRFAVYYRCEATEYDVSVSPEHDEFAWARLPAARSRLSDPQGTAVDRAWDGHEP, encoded by the coding sequence GTGACAGATGAGCCACTCCGCGCGACGATCAGCCTTCGGGGCGTCGTCTTCCGGCCCGACGAGCGGGTCCTGATCCTCAAACGCACCACCGACGGCGGCTGGGAACTCCCGGGAGGGCGGATCGACGAGGGGGAGTCGGTCGAAGTCGGCGTCTGCCGTGAGATCACCGAGGAGACGAGCCTCGACGTTACCGTCGACGAACCCGTCTACTCGCTCACCTGGCGCAACGACGACGGCCACGGCCGGTTCGCGGTGTACTACCGCTGCGAGGCGACCGAGTACGACGTCTCCGTCAGCCCGGAACACGACGAGTTCGCGTGGGCTCGGCTCCCGGCCGCCCGGAGTCGACTCAGCGACCCGCAGGGGACCGCGGTCGACCGCGCGTGGGACGGCCACGAGCCGTGA
- a CDS encoding enoyl-CoA hydratase/isomerase family protein, with the protein MNDARNPTGTDAVRLERDADAGVARIVIATPERRNALSVEVTHGIVAALEELEGGDTRCVVLEGEGPAFSAGGDVSAMLERHENDEPLDDAVRHIIQDTGRCIRRVYDCEFPTVAKLDGPAFGAGANLAVACDVQLMSEGARIGFGFRDVGLAVDSGTSFLLPKLVGTNVAKELVFTGELLDADRALDLGVVNHVFPADEFEERAAEFVEEIASGPSVALRTSKRLLNSEFASLEEAIEHEAGAQSAAFASADHAEGIEAFREKRDPEFEGR; encoded by the coding sequence ATGAACGACGCTCGCAACCCCACCGGAACGGACGCGGTCCGGCTCGAGCGCGACGCGGACGCCGGAGTCGCGCGGATCGTCATCGCGACGCCGGAGCGCCGCAACGCGCTCTCGGTGGAGGTGACTCACGGCATCGTGGCCGCGCTCGAGGAACTGGAGGGCGGGGACACGCGCTGTGTCGTCCTGGAGGGCGAGGGGCCGGCGTTCTCGGCGGGCGGCGACGTGAGCGCGATGCTGGAGCGGCACGAGAACGACGAGCCGCTGGACGACGCGGTCAGGCACATCATCCAGGACACCGGCCGGTGCATCCGGCGCGTGTACGACTGCGAGTTCCCGACGGTCGCGAAGCTCGACGGCCCGGCGTTCGGCGCCGGCGCGAACCTCGCGGTCGCCTGCGACGTGCAGTTGATGAGCGAGGGGGCGCGCATCGGCTTCGGGTTCCGCGACGTCGGCCTGGCGGTGGACTCGGGGACGTCGTTCCTCCTCCCGAAGCTCGTCGGCACGAACGTCGCGAAGGAGCTCGTGTTCACCGGCGAGCTCCTCGACGCCGATCGGGCGCTGGACCTCGGCGTCGTCAACCACGTCTTCCCGGCCGACGAGTTCGAGGAGCGCGCCGCGGAGTTCGTCGAAGAGATCGCGTCGGGTCCGTCGGTCGCCCTCCGGACGTCGAAGCGCCTCCTGAACTCCGAGTTCGCCTCGCTCGAGGAGGCGATCGAGCACGAGGCCGGCGCGCAGTCGGCCGCGTTCGCCTCGGCGGACCACGCCGAGGGCATCGAGGCGTTCAGGGAGAAGCGGGACCCGGAGTTCGAGGGGAGGTGA
- a CDS encoding long-chain-fatty-acid--CoA ligase — MVNLVNSVATAVDEYDDDTAVGFRGEELSYRELWGQIGAFASGLAEAGVEPGDRVGIYLPNLPQFVVGFHGTLRAGGVVVPMNPQYKAREIEHLLSDSSADVVVALADLAPFVEEVREETGVEHLVTVGGEAEGGVTFEEFCGSPDFDTVERDGDDVACQPYTSGTTGQPKGVLLTHENLRSNAEVARTLPAGGLRPDDKLLGVLPLFHIYGMTVVMNATLFAGGSYYPLPSWDAQESMDLIESAELTMMQGVPAMYNDIINQPDVEDRHLSSLRMCGVGGAGIPVEVLRRFEELFDVKVYEGYGLTETSPVTHFNSPDEGRRIGSIGRTLPGVESMIVTPEFEEVPPVERGPVDEDETELDDITGELVVAGPNVMKGYHNRPEANESVFTEVDGTRWFHTGDIGYHDEDGFYYVVDREKHMIVTGGYNVYPREVEELLFEHEAVADVAVVGIPDDRRGETVKAFVVKAPGAEVTADEIRQFCLDNLAEYKHPREVAFVDELPRTTTGKVQKFELRGE, encoded by the coding sequence ATGGTAAATCTTGTCAATTCCGTCGCCACGGCGGTCGACGAGTACGACGACGATACTGCGGTCGGCTTCCGCGGGGAGGAGCTCTCCTACCGCGAGCTGTGGGGGCAGATCGGCGCGTTCGCGTCGGGGCTGGCCGAGGCCGGCGTCGAACCCGGCGACCGCGTCGGGATCTACCTCCCGAACCTCCCCCAGTTCGTCGTCGGCTTCCACGGGACGCTCCGCGCCGGCGGGGTCGTGGTACCGATGAACCCGCAGTACAAGGCCCGGGAGATCGAGCACCTCCTCTCCGACTCCTCGGCCGACGTGGTGGTCGCGCTCGCCGACCTGGCGCCGTTCGTGGAGGAGGTGCGCGAGGAGACGGGCGTCGAACACCTCGTCACGGTGGGCGGCGAAGCCGAGGGGGGCGTCACCTTCGAGGAGTTCTGCGGCTCCCCGGATTTCGACACGGTCGAGCGGGACGGCGACGACGTCGCCTGTCAGCCGTACACGTCCGGGACGACCGGTCAGCCGAAGGGCGTCCTCCTGACCCACGAGAACCTCCGCTCGAACGCGGAGGTGGCCCGGACGCTCCCCGCGGGCGGCCTCCGCCCGGACGACAAACTGCTCGGCGTGCTCCCGCTGTTCCACATCTACGGGATGACGGTCGTGATGAACGCGACGCTGTTCGCCGGCGGTAGCTACTACCCGCTCCCGTCGTGGGACGCCCAGGAGTCGATGGACCTGATCGAGTCGGCGGAGCTGACGATGATGCAGGGCGTGCCCGCGATGTACAACGACATCATCAACCAGCCGGACGTCGAGGACCGGCACCTCTCCTCGCTGCGGATGTGCGGCGTCGGCGGCGCCGGCATCCCGGTGGAGGTGCTCCGTCGCTTCGAGGAGCTGTTCGACGTGAAGGTGTACGAGGGATACGGGCTCACCGAGACCAGCCCGGTCACCCACTTCAACAGCCCCGACGAGGGCCGTCGGATCGGCTCCATCGGCCGGACGCTTCCAGGCGTCGAGTCGATGATCGTGACCCCCGAGTTCGAGGAGGTGCCGCCGGTCGAACGCGGACCGGTCGACGAGGACGAGACCGAACTGGACGACATCACCGGCGAACTCGTCGTCGCCGGGCCGAACGTGATGAAGGGGTACCACAACCGCCCCGAGGCGAACGAGTCCGTCTTCACCGAGGTCGACGGCACCCGGTGGTTCCACACCGGCGACATCGGCTACCACGACGAGGACGGCTTCTACTACGTCGTCGACCGCGAGAAGCACATGATCGTCACGGGGGGGTACAACGTCTACCCGCGCGAGGTCGAGGAGCTACTGTTCGAGCACGAGGCAGTCGCGGACGTCGCCGTCGTCGGCATCCCCGACGACCGCCGGGGCGAGACGGTGAAGGCGTTCGTCGTGAAAGCGCCCGGCGCGGAGGTGACAGCCGACGAGATCCGCCAGTTCTGTCTCGACAACCTCGCGGAGTACAAGCACCCGCGCGAGGTCGCGTTCGTGGACGAGCTCCCGCGGACGACGACGGGGAAGGTCCAGAAGTTCGAGCTCCGGGGAGAATGA
- a CDS encoding halocyanin domain-containing protein, whose product MADPTDWTGAGRRRFLRLLGGAGTAGTAALAGCASDEGDGGDPYEGWLSDASGFDGEPVDETGASEVTVDVGAGDGFAYAPAAVRVSPGTTVVWEWTGKGSQHNVVAEDDSYESPYYRSVGRTFSNEFQDPGVSKYFCSPHRNLGMKGVVEVVEG is encoded by the coding sequence ATGGCCGACCCAACCGACTGGACGGGCGCGGGGCGACGACGATTCCTCCGACTCCTCGGGGGTGCAGGTACCGCGGGAACCGCGGCGCTGGCGGGGTGTGCGAGCGACGAGGGCGACGGCGGCGACCCGTACGAGGGCTGGCTCTCGGACGCCTCCGGGTTCGACGGCGAACCGGTCGACGAGACCGGCGCGTCCGAGGTGACGGTCGACGTCGGCGCCGGGGACGGCTTCGCGTACGCCCCCGCCGCGGTCCGCGTGTCTCCGGGGACGACGGTGGTCTGGGAGTGGACCGGGAAGGGGAGCCAGCACAACGTCGTCGCCGAGGACGACAGCTACGAGAGCCCCTACTACCGGTCGGTCGGCCGGACGTTCTCGAACGAGTTCCAGGATCCCGGCGTCTCGAAGTACTTCTGTTCGCCCCACCGGAACCTTGGGATGAAGGGCGTCGTCGAGGTCGTCGAGGGCTGA